Proteins encoded in a region of the Coffea eugenioides isolate CCC68of chromosome 4, Ceug_1.0, whole genome shotgun sequence genome:
- the LOC113769282 gene encoding probable LRR receptor-like serine/threonine-protein kinase At4g30520, producing the protein MCFCCFDICLFIADLFLQSVIKKKYGQDATNVGDEGDIALISRRTRKVLNCLKQLLLKLVTLVKCQRRMFVWKQAASKLRGVQVFTYTELEIATNKFSAANVIGNGGYGVVYRGILSDGTVAAIKMLHREGKQ; encoded by the exons ATGTGTTTCTGTTGCTTTGACATATGCTTGTTTATTGCTGATCTCTTTCTTCAGTCTGTAATTAAGAAGAAGTATGGCCAAGATGCAACAAATGTTGGTGATGAGGGTGACATTGCTCTAATATCCAG GAGAACAAGGAAGGTCTTGAATTGCTTAAAACAGCTATTGCTAAAGCTGGTTACACTGGTAAA ATGTCAAAGGCGGATGTTTGTATGGAAGCAGGCTGCATCCAAGCTTAGGGGTGTACAAGTTTTTACTTACACAGAGCTTGAGATTGCAACAAACAAATTTAGTGCAGCAAATGTGATAGGAAATGGAGGGTATGGGGTAGTGTATAGAGGGATTTTGAGTGATGGCACTGTGGCTGCAATTAAGATGTTGCACAGAGAAGGGAAACAATGA